A stretch of Mya arenaria isolate MELC-2E11 chromosome 14, ASM2691426v1 DNA encodes these proteins:
- the LOC128216127 gene encoding uncharacterized protein LOC128216127: protein MSDNLPHQTTKVLYAYTPYDFGPLNVIDTRQINNFEGGKYYLTTPKEPIVVYRLYGGNAREGGQYWTVEPRDGNLGYRMDAAVMPQWNSLEHATKMIIPPGVLLFEGQVARQVTRERSLHGGGWQVFIPGNIINNLAEIQPGKLSGRANEQTVKRYLDRINEDQDKLMKRFEKEFNERLQQRATSNGSELRRLPGRILKFIQGSDGGQTGDKVEAGKYLVHKESIPGMGGKRKNVSVSVRIEFVRSETRTYQSGKTIVNETTNYYNRITEITETYS, encoded by the coding sequence ATGAGCGACAATTTGCCGCACCAGACAACAAAGGTGTTGTATGCGTATACGCCTTACGATTTCGGGCCGCTAAATGTGATAGATACGAGGCAAATCAATAATTTTGAAGGCGGAAAGTACTACTTGACAACCCCAAAGGAGCCTATCGTCGTCTACCGATTGTATGGAGGCAATGCACGAGAAGGGGGTCAATACTGGACCGTTGAGCCACGTGACGGCAACTTAGGGTATCGTATGGACGCGGCCGTAATGCCACAGTGGAATTCGTTGGAGCATGCAACTAAAATGATAATTCCGCCTGGCGTGTTGTTATTCGAAGGCCAGGTTGCTAGGCAGGTCACTAGGGAACGATCCTTGCACGGCGGCGGTTGGCAAGTCTTTATCCCAGGAAATATCATCAACAACCTTGCCGAAATCCAGCCAGGCAAGTTAAGCGGAAGAGCCAATGAGCAAACCGTCAAAAGATACTTGGACCGAATTAACGAAGACCAAGACAAGCTTATGAAGCGTTTTGAAAAGGAATTCAACGAACGTTTGCAACAAAGAGCGACGAGCAATGGAAGCGAATTGCGACGATTGCCAGGTCGAATTCTGAAATTCATCCAAGGCAGCGACGGAGGCCAAACGGGAGATAAAGTTGAAGCAGGAAAGTACCTTGTTCACAAGGAAAGTATTCCTGGCATGGGAGGCAAAAGGAAAAATGTATCGGTGTCTGTCCGAATTGAATTCGTTCGCTCCGAGACGCGAACATACCAGAGTGGGAAGACCATCGTTAACGAGACGACCAACTACTACAACCGAATAACAGAAATAACAGAAACATACTCTTAA